CCTTGGTGGTTCATGAGGGCTACCATAATACTTTTGGCCAGAATTTGGAAATGAGCAGGCACGAACTCTACCAGGCTGATCCTTATCAGCTCGGATCTTTGTTGGATGGAAAACATTTATCAGATACCTTACTCATCAATGCTTATAAAAAAGGAGCCAACTCTAAATCAGGACAAGATCGTCTTAGCCAAAGAAAGGCTACCATGATGGCCAATCTAAAACTGTTGTCGGACGCAGGAGTAATTATTGCGACAGGAACGGATGCCGGGAACATTGGAACACTGCACGCCTCGTCTTATTTGAAAGAAGTACAGGCCATGCAGAAAAGTGGAATGAGTAACTGGCAGATTTTGACAGCATCTACACTTAACGGGGCAAAAATTCTTGATAAAGAAGCTGAATTTGGAAGTATCAGCCAGGGTAAAAAAGCGAATCTCATTTTATTGGACGACAACCCTGTTGAGGACATTGATAATATTGCAAAAATTAACCTTGTTATAAATGACGGCATGGTTTTAAATCCTGAAGAATTGCTCGAGGAAACCCCTGCGGATTTGGCTCAAAGGCAGCTAAATGCCTATAATTTCAGAGACATAGAAGCTTTTTTAGAGCCTTATGCCGAGGATGTTGAAGTCTATTCCTATCCTGAAAAACTGCTCTATAAGGGTAAAGATATAATGAGGGAACGATATGCCGGTATGTTTGCCTCCACGCCTAATCTGCATTGTGAGTTAAAGGAAAGAATTGTTCAGGGTAATATTGTTATAGATAAGGAGCGTGTCCAATTTGGAGACAGGATTCTTGAGGCCGTAGCTATTTATCATATAGAAGAAAAAAAGATCAAGAAGGTTTACTTTATCCAATAAGTAAACGAATATATTGATTTAATAATCGAAGAAGGAATTGAATCTAAAGCCCACATATAAGATGTTTTGGTGGCTATGCCTTGTGCTGGCGGCCTGCCATTCAGATAAAAACAAGCATAGTGAAGAAAGTCCTGTGTTGAAACTACCCCAACAGCCTAATATTTTATGGTTGGTCACTGAAGATATGGGGCCTTATATTGCTCCTTTTGGAGACTCTACGGCGCCAACCCCTCATTTGAGCCGGTTGGCATTGGAGGGGGTGATCTATACCAATATGTATTCTCCTTCAGGTGTCTGCGCCCCAAGCCGAGCGGCAATTGCAACGGGGATGTATCCCTCCAGTATCGGTGCAAATCACATGCGAACAGGAACGAATATGGAAAATACAGGTCTTCCGGCATATGAGGCCATACCACCACCGGAAGTCAGAATGATCAGTGAAATACTAAGAAGTAATGGCTATTACTGTACAAATAATAACAAAACTGATTACCAGTTCAAGGAACCGATGACGGCATGGGATGAAAATGGTCATTTTGCACATTGGAGAAATCGTCAGGAAGGCCAACCTTTTTTTGCGGTATTCAATTTTACACAGACCCATGAATCTGGATTGTTTGAACCCTATGGATTTAAGAAGAGAGAATTCAGGCACTACTCGGCTGGAGACTCTAATGTTCCTGATTTTGGATGGAATGAACTGACATCAGAAAAGGAAACAACGGTACATGTGCCAAAGGATTCTAAGTTTCCTGTCCCTCCATATTTACCGGATAATGAAGTTATAAGAAGGGATCTCTGGAAAATGTATAACAATATAGCTGAGATGGACAGGCAAGTTGGAGCAGTGCTGAAACAGCTGGAGGATGACGGTCTGTTGGATAATACGATCATCTTTTTTTATGGAGATCACGGAGGACCAATGCCCAGACAAAAGCGATTGGTTTATGATTCAGGTCTTCACACCCCATTGATTATTCGATTTCCGAATAAACAAAAATCAGGGACCATAGAAAAACAATTGACCAGTTTTGTCGACTTTGCACCCACGTTGCTTTCCCTGGTTGGGATCAATCCTCCGGAACATCTCCATGGGCAAGCCTTTTTGGGAGCGTATCAAGCAAAGGAAAAAAGAAAATACATTCATGCAGCAGCTGATCGTTTTGACGAACTCACTGATGTGATTCGTGCAGTAAGGAATGAACGATTCAAGTATATTCGAAATTTCAGGCCCGAGCAGGGGTACTACCTGCCGCTTCAGTACAGGGAACGAATTCCAACCATGAAGGAAATGATTCGATTAAGAGATGAAGGAAAGCTGGACAATATCCAAATGCTCTGGTTTAGAGAAAATAAGTCTCCTGAGGAATTATATGATTGTGAATCGGATCCGCATGAGTTGAATAACCTGGTTGATGATCCGGCTTACAAAGAAAAACTTGAGGAATTACGTGCTGAGATGGACCGTTGGATCCAAGACATTGGAGATCAGCCTAATTTACCGGAAAGGGAACTGATCAGTCAACTTTGGCAAGGTGAAGCCACACAACCTGTTACGGATAAGCCCTTAATTACATTATCAGAAGGAAAAATTGTGATTAATTGTTCTACCAAAGGTGCGTCATTGGGTTATAAGGTTATTGAAAAAAATGGTAAAATGCCAAAGGCTTGGAAGGTCTATCAGGACCCGCTAATTCTCCCTAAAGGCAGTAAATTGATTGTTCAGGCACACAGAATAGGGTTTAAACCCAGTGAGATCATTGAGAAAATAATTTAGTTTGTAAATGCATCCCAGCGAGCCTTATCGATCAGATAAAAGTAGTTTGTTGTATATTTACGTGGCTTGATTTCGCAGTTGTGAGCTTATATGTTTTTCAGAACTAAATCTAAGCTGTGCCTTATGTATAATTTTTTCACCTTTAGAGCCTTATGAAAAGGAATATAATAGTTTGCGTATTACTGCTGGTGCTGCCTGTTTTACTCATTGCCCAGGAAGAAACGAATTCAAATGAATCAAAAAATGAACTCATTGGAAACTGGAAAATAGATTTAAGGCCTACTCCCGATGCAGAGGCCTATTTTCAAAATTTTGTTGTTTCAAGTATTGACGAAAATTCGTTTACGGGGACATTTTACGGTAGTGAAATAGAAGAATCATTGATCAATGATTACTGGCCCAAAATTTATTTCGCCTTTTCAACTGCCGATCAGAGTAATGAATATTATCATTCAGGTTACATTGAGAATGGAAAGGTTTATGGAATCACTTACTGTCCCGATCGAGAATTTACGGCTCCCTGGACTGGAGAAAAAGAATGAGTGGAACATCCTATATTTCATGATGCTAATTAATAATTCAAAACACCCGTACAATCAGGAATCAATCAGAAACATGAGTAAAAGATTTTGAAGGAAACGATTAGCAGGAACAAATGCAATAAATAAAATTATCAGTCATGGAGTTTTTCAGAATAATAAGGTCAAGCACCTCAGAGGAAAATTTGCAAAATCAAATAAAACTTAGTAATCTGGAGGAATTAAGTTCTGAAATATTTAATTTAGAAGATCCGGGAGAGAATGAAACTTTTATCGGTGGGATTTGGGGAGAGTTTACCTTAAGGCGCAGTCTGATCAATGGTGGAATTCGATTTGAGTTAGTAGAATGCCCCAATGCACTATGCTGGACTATAACAACAGGATATCCGCCTGCCCCTGATTCAGTAATTATCCATTTAACGATAAATCGCTTAGAAAAGAAGGAAGAGTTTGTTTTAGAAATTGAAGCGTTTCTTGATGACATGAGCAAGAAGCTCAAAGAATTAATTGCCAGATATGTTAACTACAAACCAAGAATAAAATGATAAAACAATTAGTCAAACCATTTCTGATCCTTCTTGTCCTGATGATGAGTTGCACAAATAATCAGACCGGGAAAATTACAAATGAGGATAAAAGCGGATATTTCGATTATTCCAAAAGTGATGATCAGAGCACAGGAGGAATAAAAATGATTCCTGTGGAAACGGTGAAGGGAACATTTAAAGTGTATACAAAACGCATGGGCAACAATCCGAGGATAAGGGTTTTATTACTGCATGGAGGCCCTGGCGGAACACACGAGGAATTTGGAAATTTCGAAGGCTATCTTCCTAACGAAGAAATAGAATACATATATTATGATCAACTGGATTCTTATTACAGTGACAAACCCAATGACTCCACCCTGTGGACTACCCAACATTTTGTTGAGGAAGTTGAGCAGGTGCGTAAAGCCTTAAATCTCAACAAGAATAATTTTTATCTGCTTGGTCAATCCTGGGGAGGGATATTAGCAATGGAATATGCTTTGAAGTATCAGGATAATTTAAAAGGTCTGATCGTCTCGAACATGATGGCAAGTGCTCCTGAATATACCAAATATGCCAATGAGGTTTTGGGCCCGAAAATGGATCCTGACGTATTAAAGGAAATTATGGCTTTGGAGGCGAATAATGATTTTGACAATCCGAGATACAGCGAACTTTTGATGAATCATTATTATACGGAACATATTTTAAGAATTCCATTGGAAAAATGGCCAAAATCGGTAAACTTACTTTTTGATCATTTGAATCCGAATATCTATATTTTTATGCAAGGCCATAGTGAATTTGGAATGACAGGTAATGCAACACTTAAAGACTGGGACATATCCGGACGGCTTAAAGAAATTAAAGTACCTACATTGATGCTTGGCGGCAAATACGATACCATGGATCCGAAATATATGGAATGGATGGCATCAGAGGTTCAAAAGGGGAGGAGTGTAACCACCAACGGTAGCCATTTATCACAATTTGATGACCCTGAAACTTATTTCGGAGAATTGATCAGGTTTATAAAAGATGTGGACCAAGGTGAATTTAAATAAAAGAAGTGTTGCTCCAGTTATACCAACTATTTAAACAAAGATGAAAGAAAAAACAGTAATGATTTATGCGTCTGTTGATGGTCAGACTTTAAAAATTTGCAACAGACTTAAAGAAGTATTTGAGAAGGACAACCAAGATATATCGCTTTTCTCAATTGAAGATTTTAATGGGGAAATAGGCAGCTATGACCGTTTGATTCTGGGAGCCAGTATCAGATATGGGGTCCATGATAAAAAAGTAATTGACTTTATTAATACAAATAAGGAGCAACTTGATGCTATTAAAACAGCTTTCTTCTCAGTAAATCTGGTTGCAAGAAAATCGGAGAAAAACAAACCTGATACCAATCCGTATGTTATCAAATTTTTTAAATCTATCGATTGGACACCCACAATGGTAGAAGTCTTTGCGGGAAAGCTTGACTATAAGAAGTATCCGTTTTTTGATCGAATAATGATTCAATTTATTATGTGGATGACCAAAGGCCCTACCAATTCCGATGCCGATATTGAATATACCAATTGGGACAGGGTAACAGAGTTTGGTCATCGATTAAAGGAATTGTAGTTGAATTAGAAGGAAAGAGCTCTTTGAAAATGAAATCTTATAATTTTTTTTATTAAACAAAATCACAATTATGAAATGGAAACTCTGGTTTTATACGCTTTTGTTCGTAATGATTTTATCCTGCCAGAAAACGGAAAAAAAATATGTTTATGTCAATGGTAAGGATATTTACTCTGAAAAAGGTGAGGTGTT
This DNA window, taken from Lutimonas zeaxanthinifaciens, encodes the following:
- the hemG gene encoding menaquinone-dependent protoporphyrinogen IX dehydrogenase translates to MKEKTVMIYASVDGQTLKICNRLKEVFEKDNQDISLFSIEDFNGEIGSYDRLILGASIRYGVHDKKVIDFINTNKEQLDAIKTAFFSVNLVARKSEKNKPDTNPYVIKFFKSIDWTPTMVEVFAGKLDYKKYPFFDRIMIQFIMWMTKGPTNSDADIEYTNWDRVTEFGHRLKEL
- a CDS encoding proline iminopeptidase-family hydrolase, with translation MMSCTNNQTGKITNEDKSGYFDYSKSDDQSTGGIKMIPVETVKGTFKVYTKRMGNNPRIRVLLLHGGPGGTHEEFGNFEGYLPNEEIEYIYYDQLDSYYSDKPNDSTLWTTQHFVEEVEQVRKALNLNKNNFYLLGQSWGGILAMEYALKYQDNLKGLIVSNMMASAPEYTKYANEVLGPKMDPDVLKEIMALEANNDFDNPRYSELLMNHYYTEHILRIPLEKWPKSVNLLFDHLNPNIYIFMQGHSEFGMTGNATLKDWDISGRLKEIKVPTLMLGGKYDTMDPKYMEWMASEVQKGRSVTTNGSHLSQFDDPETYFGELIRFIKDVDQGEFK
- a CDS encoding sulfatase family protein, which gives rise to MFWWLCLVLAACHSDKNKHSEESPVLKLPQQPNILWLVTEDMGPYIAPFGDSTAPTPHLSRLALEGVIYTNMYSPSGVCAPSRAAIATGMYPSSIGANHMRTGTNMENTGLPAYEAIPPPEVRMISEILRSNGYYCTNNNKTDYQFKEPMTAWDENGHFAHWRNRQEGQPFFAVFNFTQTHESGLFEPYGFKKREFRHYSAGDSNVPDFGWNELTSEKETTVHVPKDSKFPVPPYLPDNEVIRRDLWKMYNNIAEMDRQVGAVLKQLEDDGLLDNTIIFFYGDHGGPMPRQKRLVYDSGLHTPLIIRFPNKQKSGTIEKQLTSFVDFAPTLLSLVGINPPEHLHGQAFLGAYQAKEKRKYIHAAADRFDELTDVIRAVRNERFKYIRNFRPEQGYYLPLQYRERIPTMKEMIRLRDEGKLDNIQMLWFRENKSPEELYDCESDPHELNNLVDDPAYKEKLEELRAEMDRWIQDIGDQPNLPERELISQLWQGEATQPVTDKPLITLSEGKIVINCSTKGASLGYKVIEKNGKMPKAWKVYQDPLILPKGSKLIVQAHRIGFKPSEIIEKII